One region of Sulfoacidibacillus ferrooxidans genomic DNA includes:
- the ffh gene encoding signal recognition particle protein yields the protein MFDTLTTRLQGAFQKLRGKGRLSEDDVKDALREIRRALLEADVNHVVAKDFIDRIRERAVGQEILQSLSAAQQVIKIVNDEMTELMGGEQVKIAHAAKPPTVIMLAGLQGAGKTTAAAKLALHLKNTEHRHPLLVAADIYRPAAIKQLQVLGGQIGVSVFSLGDQVSPQDIARQAMDEARRGGFDYVLIDTAGRLHIDEALMHELLDIQRVAEPDEILLVVDAMTGQDAVNVAQHFHEQLSLTGLIMTKLDGDTRGGAALSVRHVTGCPIKFVGTGEKPEALEPFYPDRMASRILGMGDVMTLIERAQATIDEKDARELEAKIRRNEFTLEDFLSQLQQVRKLGPLDQLLGMIPGMGKMKQLQGASVDEGQIKKIEAIIYSMSLAERRNPDLVMKSSSRRQRIAKGSGMEVRDVNQLLRKFDEMRKLMKQFSSLGKNPSRALGGLAGQFKGGGSSYGGSRKGKRRH from the coding sequence ATGTTTGATACATTGACGACTCGCCTGCAAGGTGCATTTCAAAAACTGCGCGGCAAGGGGCGTTTGTCTGAAGATGACGTTAAAGACGCTTTGCGTGAGATTCGACGCGCTTTACTTGAGGCGGACGTCAACCACGTTGTTGCTAAAGATTTTATAGATCGCATAAGAGAACGCGCTGTGGGCCAAGAGATTTTACAGAGCTTATCTGCTGCACAGCAAGTCATCAAGATTGTGAACGATGAGATGACAGAGCTTATGGGTGGAGAACAGGTGAAGATCGCTCATGCGGCTAAACCTCCTACTGTGATCATGTTGGCAGGGTTGCAGGGAGCTGGTAAGACAACAGCCGCCGCGAAACTTGCTCTTCATTTAAAAAACACAGAGCATCGTCATCCATTATTGGTGGCAGCAGATATTTATCGACCTGCAGCAATTAAACAGTTACAAGTTCTCGGCGGACAAATTGGGGTATCTGTTTTTTCGCTAGGAGATCAGGTGAGTCCGCAAGATATTGCACGACAGGCCATGGATGAAGCGAGACGTGGAGGTTTTGATTACGTCTTGATTGATACGGCTGGGCGATTGCATATCGATGAGGCATTGATGCATGAGTTGCTAGATATACAAAGAGTTGCTGAACCGGATGAGATTCTTCTTGTAGTAGATGCGATGACTGGGCAAGATGCTGTCAATGTTGCACAACATTTTCATGAGCAACTTTCATTGACTGGTCTGATTATGACGAAATTAGATGGGGATACGCGTGGTGGTGCTGCCCTTAGTGTGCGGCATGTAACAGGCTGTCCCATCAAGTTTGTTGGGACAGGTGAGAAACCTGAAGCGCTAGAGCCTTTTTACCCAGATCGCATGGCGTCTCGCATTCTTGGCATGGGCGATGTGATGACTTTAATTGAACGTGCGCAAGCTACGATTGATGAAAAAGATGCGCGTGAGTTGGAAGCAAAGATTCGACGCAACGAGTTTACTCTTGAAGATTTTTTATCGCAGTTGCAACAGGTTCGCAAGTTGGGTCCACTCGACCAATTGCTTGGGATGATTCCTGGAATGGGCAAGATGAAACAATTGCAAGGTGCATCTGTAGATGAAGGGCAGATCAAAAAGATCGAAGCTATTATTTATTCGATGTCTCTCGCTGAAAGGCGTAATCCTGATCTTGTGATGAAAAGTTCCAGCCGGCGGCAAAGAATTGCAAAAGGTAGTGGCATGGAAGTTCGAGATGTGAATCAATTATTGCGCAAGTTCGATGAGATGCGTAAATTGATGAAACAGTTCTCGTCGCTTGGGAAGAATCCATCGCGCGCATTAGGTGGACTTGCTGGTCAATTTAAGGGTGGCGGTTCATCATATGGTGGTTCGCGCAAAGGAAAACGAAGGCACTAA
- the ylxM gene encoding YlxM family DNA-binding protein, with amino-acid sequence MSGQWNTVETHLLFDYYGALLTERQQKVLSMRLFDDLSLAEVAQELEISRQAVHDLVHRTIDQLQGYEERLHLIASERRRLKLLDELIDQLKSEFRVTEEVAGVLRELMRG; translated from the coding sequence ATGAGCGGGCAGTGGAACACAGTTGAAACCCATTTGCTTTTTGATTATTACGGGGCACTACTTACGGAACGACAGCAAAAGGTACTTTCTATGAGGCTCTTTGATGATCTTTCGTTAGCTGAAGTTGCGCAAGAGCTAGAGATTAGTCGCCAAGCTGTACACGATCTGGTTCATAGGACGATTGATCAGTTGCAGGGTTATGAAGAAAGACTCCACTTGATTGCAAGTGAAAGGCGACGTTTAAAGTTGCTTGATGAACTGATTGATCAGCTTAAAAGTGAGTTTCGTGTGACTGAGGAAGTAGCTGGAGTATTGCGTGAACTTATGCGGGGTTAG